In one Pseudomonas sp. MM211 genomic region, the following are encoded:
- the trpE gene encoding anthranilate synthase component I encodes MIHEEFLRLAAEGYNRIPLACETIADFDTPLSIYLKLADAPNSYLLESVQGGEKWGRYSIIGLPARTVLRVHGHDVVVSTDGIEVERHECADPLEFVETFKARYNVPTIAGLPRFNGGLVGYFAYDSVRYVEPKLAGGVNPDTLGTPDILLMVSDAVVVFDNLAGKMHAIVLADPAEPEAFSRGQEQLQGILHKLRQPFTPRLGVHLNKASGEEPSFRSSFSRDDYERSVNAIKDYILAGDCMQVVISQRMSIPFKAAPIDLYRALRCINPTPYMYFFNFGDFHVVGSSPEVLVRVEDNLVTVRPIAGTRPRGATEEADLALEEDLLSDAKEVAEHLMLIDLGRNDTGRVSEIGSVKLTEKMVIERYSNVMHIVSNVTGELKKGLTSMDALRAILPAGTLSGAPKIRAMEIIDELEPVKRGVYGGAVGYYAWNGNMDTAIAIRTAVIKDGELHVQAGAGIVADSVPALEWEETLNKRRAMFKAVALAEQSGS; translated from the coding sequence ATGATCCATGAAGAATTCCTGCGTTTAGCCGCTGAAGGCTACAACCGCATTCCGCTTGCCTGCGAAACCATCGCCGACTTCGACACGCCGTTGTCGATCTACCTGAAGCTGGCCGACGCGCCCAATTCCTACCTGCTCGAGTCGGTGCAGGGCGGGGAGAAATGGGGTCGTTATTCGATCATCGGCCTGCCGGCGCGTACCGTGCTGCGTGTGCACGGGCATGACGTGGTCGTCAGCACCGACGGCATCGAAGTCGAACGCCATGAATGTGCCGACCCGCTGGAGTTCGTCGAGACCTTCAAGGCTCGCTACAACGTACCGACCATTGCCGGTCTGCCGCGTTTCAACGGCGGCCTGGTCGGTTACTTCGCCTACGACAGCGTGCGCTATGTGGAGCCGAAGCTGGCCGGCGGTGTAAACCCCGACACCCTGGGCACCCCGGATATCCTGCTGATGGTCTCCGACGCCGTGGTGGTGTTCGACAACCTGGCCGGCAAGATGCACGCCATCGTGCTGGCCGACCCTGCCGAGCCTGAAGCCTTCTCGCGTGGCCAGGAACAGCTGCAGGGCATCCTGCACAAGCTGCGTCAGCCCTTCACGCCGCGCCTCGGTGTGCACCTGAACAAGGCGTCGGGTGAGGAGCCGTCCTTCCGCTCCAGCTTCAGCCGCGACGACTACGAGCGCTCGGTTAACGCCATTAAGGATTACATCCTCGCCGGCGACTGCATGCAGGTGGTGATCTCCCAGCGCATGTCGATCCCGTTCAAGGCCGCGCCCATCGACCTGTACCGCGCGCTGCGTTGCATCAACCCGACGCCGTACATGTACTTCTTCAACTTCGGTGACTTCCACGTCGTCGGCTCGTCGCCGGAAGTGCTGGTGCGCGTCGAAGACAACCTGGTCACCGTGCGCCCCATCGCCGGCACCCGTCCGCGGGGCGCCACCGAAGAGGCCGATCTGGCGCTGGAAGAGGATCTGCTCTCCGACGCCAAGGAAGTCGCCGAGCACCTGATGCTCATCGACCTGGGCCGCAATGACACCGGGCGCGTCTCCGAAATCGGCTCGGTGAAGCTTACCGAGAAGATGGTCATCGAGCGTTATTCCAACGTCATGCACATCGTCTCCAACGTCACTGGCGAGCTGAAAAAAGGCCTCACTTCCATGGACGCCCTGCGCGCCATTCTGCCGGCCGGCACGCTCTCGGGCGCACCGAAGATCCGCGCGATGGAAATCATCGACGAGCTCGAACCGGTCAAGCGTGGCGTCTACGGTGGCGCGGTCGGTTACTACGCCTGGAACGGCAACATGGACACCGCCATCGCCATCCGCACCGCAGTGATCAAGGACGGCGAATTGCACGTCCAGGCCGGCGCCGGCATCGTCGCCGACTCGGTTCCCGCGCTGGAGTGGGAGGAGACGCTCAACAAGCGCCGCGCCATGTTCAAGGCCGTGGCGTTGGCCGAGCAAAGCGGCTCCTGA
- a CDS encoding glycoside hydrolase family 5 protein — MSIKTFDQMAAAGEFPLIGFNVAGLGNNPYVDAITTASLDTHYRTIAPRGHQPDYIKSYAGGLNGKPFAARLPFAGERIAILDGAGGFTLRQGYIEEIRKAIRHVHSWGGYSLLDMHNYARWYVRASGPVAGRTVQSWGGGYALWTSIGASDCPVDYPLLARIWAAIVQTFKDEPGVLGYGLMNEPHNAGTQADGGVNVEALWSANVQRLINAVRAEDSRHFITVAGNAFSTALHWPARSDALKNLTDPAGRLLYEAHQYPDKDGVGGGKWTAASESISYRDRVADWRPYVDWLKANGKRGIAGEFGGPDHVPGMRTYFTELHKYFDANHILRFQWLAGPGDADDAPNGMDRNDGTLKPNTRSLMARIGNTTTAYGPR, encoded by the coding sequence ATGAGCATTAAAACCTTTGACCAGATGGCCGCAGCCGGTGAGTTTCCGCTTATCGGTTTCAACGTTGCTGGGTTGGGTAACAACCCCTACGTGGACGCCATCACCACTGCTTCCCTCGATACGCACTACCGCACCATCGCGCCTCGCGGGCATCAGCCTGACTACATCAAGTCCTATGCGGGCGGTTTGAATGGCAAGCCATTCGCTGCGCGCTTGCCGTTCGCCGGTGAACGCATCGCCATTCTCGATGGTGCAGGTGGTTTCACCTTGCGTCAGGGCTACATCGAGGAAATCCGCAAGGCCATCCGCCATGTGCATAGCTGGGGTGGGTATTCCCTGCTCGACATGCATAACTACGCCCGCTGGTATGTCCGCGCCTCTGGCCCGGTAGCCGGCCGCACCGTGCAGTCCTGGGGCGGTGGCTATGCGCTGTGGACATCGATCGGCGCGTCTGACTGCCCGGTTGATTACCCACTGCTGGCGCGCATCTGGGCGGCCATTGTGCAGACGTTCAAGGACGAGCCAGGCGTACTCGGCTACGGGCTGATGAACGAGCCGCACAATGCGGGTACTCAAGCCGATGGCGGGGTGAACGTCGAAGCCTTGTGGAGCGCCAATGTGCAGCGTCTTATCAACGCGGTTCGTGCCGAGGACTCGCGGCACTTCATCACCGTGGCGGGCAATGCCTTCAGTACTGCACTGCACTGGCCGGCTCGTTCGGACGCGCTCAAGAACCTCACCGACCCTGCTGGTCGCCTGCTTTACGAGGCGCACCAGTACCCGGACAAGGACGGCGTGGGCGGCGGCAAATGGACGGCCGCCAGCGAGTCGATCAGCTACCGCGATCGTGTTGCGGACTGGCGTCCCTACGTCGACTGGCTCAAGGCCAACGGCAAGCGGGGTATCGCTGGCGAGTTCGGTGGGCCGGATCACGTGCCCGGCATGCGCACCTATTTCACCGAGCTGCACAAGTACTTCGATGCCAACCATATCCTGCGCTTCCAGTGGCTGGCTGGCCCCGGTGACGCCGACGATGCGCCCAATGGCATGGATCGCAACGACGGCACCCTGAAGCCGAACACGCGCTCGTTGATGGCACGCATCGGCAACACCACCACCGCCTACGGGCCTCGTTAA
- a CDS encoding XRE family transcriptional regulator encodes METLGKRIKHLRKSRGLSQQLLAEACGWSSQSRIGNYESDLREPSLADLLLLAPALGVSIAELAGSEALPEPASAASDTLDVGHARGGEVPVVGHAQLGTHGYFEEIDFPVGHGDGYLRIHSDDPNAYGLRVSGDSMHPRIKNGEYVLIEPNKAFHAGDEVMVRTLDGQAMIKEYIYLRDGMYRFDSVNQNHPPIHIPQDNVSKIHLVGGILKSSRFTED; translated from the coding sequence ATGGAAACTCTCGGGAAACGCATCAAGCACCTGCGTAAAAGCAGAGGCCTTAGCCAACAGCTATTGGCCGAAGCGTGCGGCTGGTCGTCCCAGTCGCGCATTGGTAATTACGAAAGTGATCTGCGTGAGCCGAGCCTGGCGGATCTGCTGCTGCTCGCACCGGCACTGGGCGTGAGCATCGCCGAGCTCGCCGGCAGTGAGGCGCTACCCGAGCCTGCGAGTGCGGCAAGTGACACGCTGGACGTGGGCCACGCCCGCGGCGGCGAGGTGCCGGTGGTAGGGCATGCGCAGCTGGGCACCCATGGGTATTTCGAAGAGATCGACTTTCCTGTCGGCCATGGAGACGGCTACTTGCGCATCCACAGTGACGACCCGAACGCCTATGGCCTGCGGGTCAGCGGCGACAGCATGCATCCACGGATCAAGAACGGTGAGTACGTGCTGATCGAGCCGAACAAGGCCTTCCATGCCGGTGATGAAGTGATGGTACGCACCCTCGATGGGCAGGCGATGATCAAGGAATACATCTACCTGCGTGACGGCATGTACCGCTTCGACAGTGTCAACCAGAACCACCCGCCCATTCATATCCCGCAGGACAACGTCAGCAAGATTCACCTGGTGGGCGGCATCCTCAAATCGTCGCGTTTTACCGAAGATTGA
- a CDS encoding PA0613 family protein, which yields MISYIDDALQIWADERLGSEKNLGSGFGGNVIASLMATQGVLIRGERGSRVLLDRTAEIEWIVSKHLSPEQRQVVIEHYCGDACSPGEKWAACDCSRSQFYRRLGQAHKVIQSQLLKRAA from the coding sequence ATGATTTCCTATATCGACGACGCACTACAGATTTGGGCCGATGAACGGCTGGGCAGCGAGAAAAATCTTGGCTCAGGGTTCGGTGGCAATGTTATCGCTTCGCTGATGGCTACACAGGGTGTGTTGATTCGAGGCGAGCGGGGTAGCCGGGTGCTGCTAGACAGAACCGCTGAGATCGAATGGATCGTCAGCAAGCACCTCTCACCAGAGCAACGGCAGGTCGTCATCGAACACTACTGTGGCGACGCGTGCTCACCGGGCGAGAAGTGGGCAGCATGCGATTGCAGTCGCTCGCAGTTCTATCGGCGCCTGGGGCAGGCGCACAAGGTTATCCAATCACAACTCCTGAAGCGCGCCGCTTGA
- a CDS encoding phage holin family protein, producing MISLVLTHATFCLCGAVFVRLFTYRRHGARFRRGMSCMAMLLMGSSGSAMLQIMLGDLKLPAQAWSLVLLLAVFAVAVFRSGGNLAGVIRECPPHCSDVHAERVEDRT from the coding sequence ATGATTAGTCTCGTACTCACGCATGCGACGTTCTGCCTGTGTGGCGCTGTATTCGTACGCTTGTTCACCTACCGCCGGCATGGCGCACGTTTTAGACGCGGTATGAGTTGCATGGCGATGTTGCTGATGGGCAGCTCGGGATCCGCGATGTTGCAGATCATGCTGGGCGACCTGAAGTTACCGGCGCAGGCATGGTCGCTGGTGCTGTTGCTGGCGGTGTTCGCCGTGGCGGTGTTTCGTTCGGGAGGCAACCTGGCTGGCGTCATCCGTGAGTGCCCACCCCACTGTTCCGACGTGCACGCAGAGCGTGTCGAAGATCGTACGTAA
- a CDS encoding glycoside hydrolase family 24 protein, translated as MARITAAQAGGTNVLAFLDMLAWSEGTSTIPHSDDGYNVLVGGTLFGDYRAHPRQLIDLPRYRIKSTAAGRYQFLARTWDSIVSLYRFHGRFTPEAQDLAAVKLLDECGALAHIRDGRIERAITAAAPIWASLPGAGYGQREHELSALLCNYEKERAAEACDQSDLLARYSAGGGQVAA; from the coding sequence ATGGCCCGTATTACTGCTGCCCAGGCAGGCGGCACCAACGTGCTCGCCTTTCTCGACATGCTCGCCTGGAGCGAAGGCACCTCGACCATCCCCCACAGTGATGACGGCTACAACGTACTGGTAGGTGGCACGCTGTTCGGCGATTACCGCGCGCACCCGCGACAACTGATCGACCTGCCGCGCTATCGCATCAAGTCCACGGCGGCCGGGCGCTATCAGTTTCTGGCCCGTACCTGGGACTCGATCGTCAGCCTTTACCGCTTCCATGGTCGCTTCACGCCAGAGGCGCAGGATCTGGCTGCGGTGAAACTGCTCGATGAGTGCGGCGCGCTTGCGCATATCCGTGATGGGCGAATAGAACGCGCCATCACGGCTGCCGCGCCAATCTGGGCCAGCCTGCCAGGGGCTGGCTACGGTCAGCGTGAACATGAACTGAGCGCACTGTTGTGCAACTACGAAAAAGAACGCGCTGCTGAAGCCTGCGACCAGTCTGACCTGCTGGCCAGGTACAGCGCAGGCGGCGGGCAGGTGGCAGCATGA
- a CDS encoding pyocin activator PrtN family protein, with protein sequence MNTQPEPPLPLQTLELLFRTHGDVLVPIDRVRTVYFRHLSPDNFIRAIASGRLNLPITTLDSSAKAPKFIELHHLAAYIDSRASVAHGQPGGDQPSTSAA encoded by the coding sequence ATGAACACTCAGCCTGAGCCGCCCCTGCCGCTCCAGACGCTGGAGCTACTTTTTCGCACCCACGGCGACGTGCTGGTGCCCATCGACCGAGTGCGTACGGTGTACTTCCGTCACCTGAGCCCGGACAACTTCATTCGCGCCATCGCGTCCGGGCGACTGAACCTGCCGATCACCACCCTGGACAGCAGCGCCAAGGCGCCCAAGTTCATCGAACTGCATCATCTGGCCGCCTACATCGACAGCCGCGCGAGTGTCGCCCATGGGCAACCGGGCGGCGACCAGCCAAGCACATCCGCAGCCTGA
- a CDS encoding putative holin — protein sequence MSEPGSVLMASTLGVNLPAILNSINGEAAVGALFGALVYFTTTQELPLWNRLTFFMTSFVMGYLFTPAIVDFEFYGMRPFAYSGPAGFAGAGLVVTIMLAAIKRRGAPPGVEARGGNDD from the coding sequence ATGAGCGAGCCCGGTAGCGTGTTAATGGCTAGCACCTTGGGAGTCAATCTGCCCGCGATCTTGAATAGCATCAACGGAGAGGCTGCGGTCGGGGCCTTGTTTGGAGCACTGGTCTACTTCACCACTACACAAGAGCTGCCGTTATGGAATCGCCTGACGTTCTTCATGACGTCGTTCGTGATGGGTTATCTGTTTACCCCGGCGATCGTCGATTTCGAATTCTACGGTATGCGTCCCTTTGCCTATTCCGGGCCGGCAGGGTTTGCCGGTGCGGGGCTGGTGGTAACGATCATGCTGGCGGCAATCAAGCGTCGCGGGGCCCCGCCTGGGGTCGAGGCGCGAGGAGGCAACGATGATTAG